From Roseateles sp. SL47:
CCGAGCTCAATGCGGAACCCTCGGATCTTCACCTGATGGTCATTGCGACCCAGGAACTCGACCTGGCCGTCCGGTCGCCAGCGGCCAAGATCTCCCGTGCGATACATGCGCGCACCGGCTTGGGTGCAGTGGGGGTCTGGCAGGAAGCGCTGCTGTGTCAGCTCAGGCTGGTTCCAATAGCCGCGTGCCACGCCAATGCCACCAATGTGAATTTCGCCCCTTGCGCCGAGAGGCACCGGGGCACCGTGGTCATCGAGGATGTAAATCCGTTTTCCCGCCATCGGTCGGCCGATCGGAACCACCGCCAGGTCAGTCTCCCGACAGTCATGGACCGTGGCGCAAACCGTCGTCTCGGTAGGACCATAGGAATTAAAGAGCGCATAACGTGCGGACCACGTCGCCGCCAACTGCGATTGCAGCAATTCACCCCCCGTGATCAGGGTACGCACCTCTCCCAGAGAAGCCTCTGCAGGAAGTGCGGCCAGCGCGGCTCGCGGCAGTGTGATGTGCGTGGCCCGCAGGCTTCGAAGCGATTGCAACAGCGGATCACCCGGCAACAGTTCGTTGGCTGGCGCCAGGAGCAAGGTGGCGCCACTACACAGCGTCATCGCGATCTCGGAGATGCAGACATCAAAGCTGATCGAGACAAACTGCAGCACACGGCTGGTCGGGTTGACGCCAAACTGCGCAATCTGCGCATGCGCCAGGCTGCTCAGTCCGGCGTGCTCCACCATCACCCCCTTGGGCTGCCCGGTGGAGCCCGAGGTGTAGATGATGTAGGCCAGGTGGCGGGCGTTCAGCCCCAGGGCCTGCGGGTCCGGGTCGTGCCGTGGCTGGACCTCGATCTGCGCCGCTTCCGCTCCATCCAGCGCCAGCACCGGCACCCCGATGGCCACCCCCTGGCGCATCTCCTGCACCAGCGCCTGCTGCGTCAGCACCGCCCCAGGCTCACTGTCCCCCAGCATGTACGCCAGCCGCGCCGCCGGATACGCCGGGTCCAGCGGCACATACGCCGCCCCCGACTTCAGAATGCCCAGCAGCCCCACCACCATCTCCACGCTACGCTGCATGCAGATCGCCACCCGGTCGTCCGGCCGGATCCCCAGCTGCACCAACCGATGCGCCACCTGGTTGGCCCGCTCGTTCAGCTCCCCGTAGCTCAGCTGCTGCTGCTCATACACCAGCGCCGTGGCCTGCGGCCTCGCCCTCACCTGCTCCTCAAACAGCTCGTGAATCAGCTCGTCCTGCGGATACGCCCGCGCCGTGGCGTTGAACTCCTCCAGCACTTGCCTGCGCTGCGCCGCGCTCAGCAGCGCCAGCTCGCTGACCCGTTGCGTCGGATCTTCCACCAGCCCCCGCAGCACCGCCTGCAGGTAGCCCTCCAGCCGCTGGATGCTGCTCGGCTCGTACAGCGCGCTCGCGTAGCTCAGCGTCGCACTCAAGCCCTCTGGCGTCTCGCTCAGCGCCAGGCTCAGATCGAACTGCGTGCTGCCACTGTCCGGTGCCAAGGTGCTGATGCTCAGCCCGCTGAGCTGCAGCGGGCCCTGCACCGGCGTGTTGTTCAGGCTCAGCATGTTCTGGAACAGCGGGCTGTGGCTCAGGCTGCGCTGCGGCTGCAGCGCTTCCACCACTTGCTCAAACGGCAGATCCTGGTGTTCGTACGCGTCCAGCGTGCTGGCCTTGACCTGCTGCAGCAACTCCTGCACCGTCGGGTCGTCCTCCAGCCTCACCCTCAGCGCCAGGGTGTTCACGAAGAACCCGATCAGCCCCTCCACCTCGCTGCGCTGCCGGTTCGCCACCGGCGTGCCCACCACAATGTCCTTCTGCCCGCTGAGCCGGCTCAGCAGCACCGCCCACCCCGCCAGCAGCGTCATGAACAGCGTCGCCCCCTGGCTCTGCGCCAGCCCCTGCAGCCCCGCACTCACCTGTGCAGGAATCTCAAAGCTCCACTGCCCGCCCTCATAGCTTTGCTCCGCCGGCCTCGGCCGGTCCGTGGGCAGCTCGAGCAGGGCCGGTGCTCCGCCCAACTGCTCCTTCCAGTACTGCGTCTGCTGCCGCAGCACCTCCCCCTGCAGCCACTGGCGCTGCCACACCGCGTAGTCCGCATACTGGATAGTCAACGGCTCCAGCGGGTCCTCCCGACCCTGGCTGTACGCCTCATACAGTGCGCTCACCTCCCTCACCATGATCCCGGTGGACCACCCGTCGGAGATGATGTGGTGCTGCGTCAGCAGCAGGATGTGCGCCTGCTCCTCCAGCTTGAGCAGTTGGCCCCGGATCAGCGGCCCCCGCGCCAGATCAAACGGCGCGCGCTGCTCCTCCTGGCTCAGGCTTTGCACCGCCTGCGTGCGCTGGGGCTCCTCAAGCCCGCTCAGGTCCACCTCCTGCCACTGGAACCCCACCTCCGGCCCATCGATCCACTGCACCGTCTGTCCGTCCACGCTGCCAAACCGCGTGCGCAAGATCTCGTGGCGCCTCACCAGGCCGTCCAGCGTCGCCTTCAGCGCCTGGCGCTGCAGCGCGCCGCTGAGCCTGAGCGCCACGGGCATGTGGTACGCCGCCCCCGCCGCCGCGTCCAGCCGGTCCAGGAACCACAGCCGCTGCTGGGCGTACGACACCGGCAGCGCGGCGCTTCGGTCCGCACGTCCTATGCGCTGCCCCAGGCTTGCACCGGCTTGCTCCACGCTCTTCGCAAACGCCGCCAGCTCCGGCTGGTTGAACAGCGCTCGCAGGCTGCTCTCCACCCCCAGCTCCTGGCGCACCCGCACGATCACACGTACCGCCAACAGCGAATGGCCGCCCAGTTCAAAGAAGTTGTCGTGTCGCCCGACGCGCTCCACCCCCAGCAGCTCCTGCCAGATCTGCGCCAGGCGCTGCTCCAGCGGGTCAGCCGGAGCCTCGTACGGCTGGCTCACCAGCGCACCGGCCTCCGGGGCCGGCAGCGCCTGCCGGTCAATCTTGCCGTTGGGCGTCAGCGGCAGCCCCGCCAGCACCACAAACGCACTGGGCACCATGTAATCCGCCAACGCTTCGGCCAGTCGGCTCCTGAGCGCACTGACCGCCAGCGCTTCCCCCTGCGCCCCTTCCTGCGCGCTCACGTAGGCCACCAGCCGCTTGTCGCCGCCCTGGTCCTCCCGCGCCACCACCACCGCCTCCCTCACCCCGGGGCATTGCACCAGCCGCGCTTCGATCTCCCCCAGCTCGATCCGGAACCCCCGGATCTTCACCTGATGGTCGTTGCGCCCCAGGTACTCAATGTCGCCGTCCGCCAGCCAGCGTCCCAGGTCTCCCGTCTTGTACAGACGCGCCCCCGCCTCCCCGCTGAACCCGTCCTCCACAAACCGCTGCTGGGTCAGGTCCGGCCGCTTCCAGTACCCCCGCGCCACCCCGTGGCCCCCAATGTGGATCTCCCCCACCACCCCGATCGGCACCGGCCGGCCCTGTCCGTCCAGGATGTAGATCCGTGTGTTGGCGATCGGGCGGCCAATGTGTTGCACGGCCTGCACACCCGCCTGCACCGGGTCGATGCAGCACGCGGTGGACCAGACGGTGGTCTCGGTGGGGCCGTACAGATTCCACAGCTGCGCCCCCTTGCCGCTCAGCCGTTGGGCCAGCGGCCCCGACAAGGCCTCACCCCCGCACAGCATCCTCAGCCCGGCTCGGCCCGTCCAGCCGTTGTCCAGCAACATGCGCCAGGTGACCGGCGTCGCCTGCATCAGCGTGACGCCCGACCGCTCCAGGGCCTGCTCCAGCAAGCTCGCATCGCTGGCCGTCTCTCGGCTGACCAGCACCATGCGGGCGCCGTTGATCAGCGGCAGGTACAGCTCCAATCCCGCAATGTCGAAGGACAGCGTGGTCACCGCCAGCACCGCGTCTTCTGAACTCACCCGCAACAGCCCCGTCATGGCGCTCAGGAAATTCACCACCGAGCGGTGCTCGATCTGCACCCCCTTGGGCTGCCCGGTGGAGCCCGACGTGTAGATGATGTAGGCCAGGTGGCGGCTGTGCAGCCCGTGGCGCCGCCTCGTGTCCGGATCCACCACCGGCTGCGCTTGCAGCAACGCGCCATCCTCACCGTCCGGGACCAGCAGCGCCACGCCCGTCGGGGTCACTTCGCGCACGGCCGACACCAGCGCCTGCTCCGTCAGCACCACCGCCGGCTCGCAGTCGCTCAGCATGTACGCCAGCCGCGCCGCCGGATACGCCGGGTCCAGCGGCACATACGCCGCCCCCGACTTGAGGATGCCCAGCACCCCCACCACCATCTCCACGCCCCGCGACATGCAGATCGCCACACGGTCGTCCGGCTCAATGCCCAATGCCAGCAGCCGATGCGCCACCCGGTTCGCCCGCTCATTGAGCTCCGCATAGCTCAACACCTGCGTATCGTCTTCCACAGCAACCGCCTGCGGCTGCATACGTACCTGCGCCTCAAACCGCTCCTGCACCAACTCGCCTTCTTCGTACCTCACCGCCGTCGCGTTGAAGTCCTCCAACAGACGGATTTGTTCTGTCGTTGGTATCGGATCGAGCGATGCCAGTGCCCTCGTCGGCTCGCCCTCCAGGGCCTCGAGCAGCACTTCGACACTCCGCACGAACATCTCGGCGACACGAACCGGATCGACGCCATCGCATTGCACCGACAGCGAGTACGCGCCCCCCAGGTCATTCACCGCCGCCCCGACCGGGTAGTTGATGCGCTCCTCATGCGCATACGTGACCACGCCCGGCAGCCCGGCGCCATTGGCATCACCTGCTGCTCCCTCGCCGCCCTGGATATGTCGATAGTTCAGCAGCGTCGTGAACAAGGGCATCGGTGCCTTCACGCCGCTGCAACGCTGGGCCAGCCCCAGCGATGCCTGTTCATGAACCAGCAGCTCCGTCAATTGCCCGTAGCAGGCGCGCACGGCCTCCTCGACACTGGTGCTGCCCAGCGCGATGCGAACGGGCAGCGTGTTGATGAACATGCCCAGCACCTGCTGGGCGCTGTGCACGCCCTGCATGCGGCCCAGCAGCACGGTGCCGAACACCACATCGGCGCGGCCGGTGCAGCGGCTCAGCAGCAATGCCCAACCGACATGAAACACCACCGCCGGCGTGACCGCGAGTTGGCGGGCGAGGCTGTTGATGCGCCCCGCCATCACGTCGGTCAGCGGCAACAAGGTTTCCCGGACGCCCTCACCACTGCCCTGCACGTCGAGCAGGCCGAAGGGCGCGGTGGGCTCGGTCACGTCCCCCAACAAGCGAGCAAAGTAGGCATCATGAGCGGCCTGGTCGGTCTTCAGGGCAGACGCGACAAACTCCCGGTACGACGCAGGCGCCGGTAGATCTGCGCTCCGCCCCTCCAGAATCATCCTGACCTCGTCCACGATGAGGTCCAAGGTGACATGGTCACCAATCAGGTGATGGTTGAGCAGGGTAAGGAACCAGGACTGCGAGCTGGTATCCGCCGCCACATAGGCCGCCAACAGAGGGGCCCGGCGAAGATCCAGGCGCCGTTGGCGAGGGTCCACCCGTTCGAGGAATTCACCCAGCGCGTCGTCTTTCGAGACCAGGCTCACTGCTTCCACGGGCAGCGTGGCTTTCCTCCAAACCACCTGCACCGGGCTGGAGAGGCCCTCCCACTCGAATGCGCTGCGCAGGATGTCGTGCCGATCAATCACCCGCTGCAGGGCATCAAGGAAGCGGTCCAGCCGATCGCGGCTGTCGAACCCAAGCACCAGGCGCAGCAGGTACGGATCGCCCGTCGTCTCCAGCATGTGGTGAAACAGGATCCCGGCCTGCAATGGGGCCAGCGGATAGATATCCTGCAGATTCGAGATCCCCGCCGGCACACTCGCAACGAGGCCGTCAATCTCGGACTGGGACAGATTCACCAGGGGCAACATCTCAGGGGTGACGCGCTGGCAGCCCGGCTCGATCCCGCCCGGCGTCACCGGGAGGGGAGCTTCGGCCCCGGCGTCCTGCCGCTGTTCCACGGCCCTGGCGAAATCGGCCAGGGTCGGCGCTGCAAAGATGCTGCGCACCGGCACCATGAGCCCGCGCTGCCGGAGATGCTCGATCAGGCTCACCGCCATCAACGAATGGCCGCCCAATTCGAAGAAGTGATCGTTCCGCCCCACCTGCTCCAGTTCAAGCAGGTCCTGCCAGATCTCCGCAATCGCCTGCTCGACTGCCCCCACGGGCGGTTCGTAGGTTTGCGTCACCACCGATGCCTGTCCCGGCTCGGGCAGGGCCTGTCGGTCCAACTTGCCATGTGGCGTGAGGGGCATCCGCTCCAGCACCACAAAGGCCGACGGCACCATGTACTCGGGCAACGTGGCGAGCAAGGCGCTACGCAGTTCGGCAGACAGGGGCATCAGGCCCTCGTGCGCGGTGATGTAGGCCACCAGGCGCTTATCGCCGTCCTCGCCCGCACGGGCAAGCACCACCGCTTCCCGGACGGACGGGCACTCCGCCAGTCGGGCTTCGATTTCTCCCATCTCGATCCGATGACCGCGGATCTTCACCTGGAAATCGTTGCGCCCGACATATTCAATCATGCCGGCCGTGGTCCACCGGCCCAGGTCCCCGGTACGGTAAAGGCGTGACGCCTCCGCGCCGTAGGGATCGGCGATGAATCGGCTTTGCGTCAGCTCGGGACGTTTGTAATAGCCTCGGGCGACCTGCGGCCCGCCAAGATAGATCTCACCCATCACCCCCACAGGCGACAGTTGGCCGAAGCGGTCCAGGATCCGGACCACCGTGTTGTCGACAGGGCGGCCAATCGGCACCTCCTGCGGCGGAAGCCCATCACTGGGCAGCCACGGAAAGACGGTCGCGTAGACGGTGGCCTCCGTGGGGCCATACGTATTGATCCAGCGGATGTGCTGGGTCTTGCGGGCAGCTGCCCAGTCCTGCAGATGGCGAAGCTCTGCCTTCTCCCCCCCCACGATCACGAGCCGCAGGGCGTCCCAGGGCAAGCTCCGCCCCAGCCGGATCTCGCCAGACCAGAGGTGCCAGAACGAGGTCGGCAGGTCCGCCACGGTCACGCCGTGCTCGGCCAGAAACGCCATGAATTCAGCATCGGGCACCATCAGCGTTGCCGGTCTCATCACGATCCGCCCTCCCACCTGCAGCGTGGGGAAGATCTCCGTGATGGAGTTGTCAAAGCCAAAGGACGCCAACTGCAGCACACGATCGGCCTCGGTGAGTTGGCAGGTCCGGATATGCGCTTCGATCAGGTTGACGGCGTTCCCGTGTTCAACCAGCACGCCTTTGGGCAGACCGGTGGAACCCGAGGTGTAGATCACATACGCCAGGTGGCTCGGGCCCAGTGCAGGGATGTCCGGGTTGCGCCCCTCGGACAATGCCTGAGTGGATTGGTCGCCATGCGCCTCTGGATCGATGGTGATCAGCGGCGTGGTGACCCCCTCGAAGCGATCCCTCAGCGAGGGCTGCACGATCAGCACCACCGGGTCGCAGTCCTGCAGCATGTAGTTCAGCCGTTCCTGCGGGTGCTGCGGATCCAGCGGCACATAAGCCCCCCCCGCCTTGAGAATGCCCAGCAGGCCAATGAGCTGGTCAGGACAACGCTCCATGCAGATCGCGACTTTGTCGTCGGGCCGCACGCCCTGGCGCAACAGTTGATGCGCCAGCGCATTGGCACGGGCGTTGACTTCACCGTACGTCAGCAAGCGGCCGTCATGGCTGACCGCCACCGCGTCCGGGTGCGCTGCGGCTCGCTCCTCAAATCCGCGGTGGATCAACGGCTGCGTGGCGCGCACCGACGCGGTGGCATTGAAGCGCTCCAGCAGGTCATGCCGCTCGCGGTCCGACAGGAAGGACTGGCCCCCGTGCAGCGCCTCCGGATCGCGTGCCATCGCTTCAAGGATCGCGACAAAGTAGCCGCGCACGCGGCGCTCCTGCGCCACCGAAAGGGAGCGTGCGTCAATCTTGATGCCAATAGCCTGGTTGGGTCGCTGGAAGCAATCCACGGCCAACGCGTTGTTGGTCACTTCAATGTCGCCACGGAATCCCTCGGCCTTGATGCCGGCATGCAGCCCTTCGTAAACGTGGAAATTGATGTAGTTGAAGGTGGTTTCGTAGAAGGGCTCGCGGTTGTGGTCGACGTACAGCTGGAAATAGGGATAGTGGCGGTACGCCATCACCCCGATCTCGTTGTCGTGAATCTGCCGGATCAGGGCCTTCCAGCTCATGTCCTCCAGCTTCTGGCGGAATGGCAGGGTGTTGAGGAACAGCCCCAACACCTGATCCCCGTTGGTCCTTTCAGGCCGAACGTTGGCCACAAGACCGGTGGTCACGTCGTCAACGCCTGAGAGCGTGGCGACCATGCGCACGTGGGCGGCCAACAGCAGCGAACGCATCGGCACCCCTTGGCTGCTGGCCAGCGCCCGCAGTTGGGCGCAGAGCCCCTCGGACAACTCCACCGCCTCATTGCGCGGAGCCTCCGGCTCGACTTCAGGCTCGGGGGCCGGCAAGGCAGCGAACTCGCAGTCCGCGAGGTAGTCGGCCCAGAACGCCCGATGCGCTTCGGAACGCAAGGCCTGCCGCTCCTGCGCAATGGTGTGGCGCGGAGTGACATCCAGCGGCGCCTCCGTCACCTCCACCGCCTCGCCCGCAACCAGGCGTGCATAGGCATTCACCAGACCTGTCTGGAGCGCCGCCAGACTCCAGCCATCCAAAATGGCATGGTGGAAGCTCAATGTAATCTGGATCGAATGAGCTGAACGCAGGTGAACAAAGACACGCAACAGCGGCGGCGTTTCCAGCGTGAATCGCGTTTGATGTTCCTGCCGCATGAAGTCCGCGATCAAGCGGTCCTGCGCCTCCACCTCGAGGTGCTGAACGTCGAACACCTCCAGCGGCAGGCTGGCGCTGGCGTGCACCACTTGCATCGGCTCGCTGTAGCGATGCAGATCAAAGGCGGTTCGCAACGCTGGATGACGCCGAACCATCGCGTCCAGCACGGTCCGCATCGCTGCAGGGTTCCAGGCCGGCAGTGTCAACTGGTTGGTGGTGATGTCGTGATAGAGGCCCGATTCCTCATCGTGCGCGTTGTGGAACACCATCCCCATCTGCAGCATGGTGACCGGGTAGGCCTCCTCGACATCGGCCGGCAGCAGTCGCCGATCCGCCTCACTCAGTTGTACCGAGGCTTCGTCCACCGGTTCGGTGGCGGCGCCAGACGAGAGCAGCTGCGCCAGCCCACGGATCGTCGGCGACTTGAAGAGGTCGACGATGGCCAGGTTCACTCCCTCGCTTCTGGCCTTGGCCACAATCGCGATGCTGCGGATCGAATCCCCGCCGACATCGAAAAAGTTGTCGTTGACGCCGACCTGCGTCAGGCCCAGCACCTCGCACCACACCCGGCACAGCAGCGCCTCGGTTGGCGTCGTAGGGGCCTGATACGGGTGGGTCGCATGCGCCGACGCGTCGGGTGCAGGCAGCGCCTGGCGATCCAGCTTGCCGTTGGCGGTCAGCGGGAGTTCTGGCAAGACTACAAATGCGCTGGGGACCATGTAGTCGGCCAGCACGGCCGACAGGTGGCTGCGCAACGCTGCCGCCGTCAGCGCATGTCCGGCCTGGGCAGTCAGGTACGCCACCAGCCGCTGTTGGCCCGCCTCGTCATCACGCGGCAACACCACCGCGTCGCGCACGCCGTGGCATTGCGCGAGACGGGCCTCGATTTCTCCGAGTTCGATGCGGAAGCCGCGGATCTTCACCTGATGGTCGTTGCGCCCCAGGTATTCAAGGCTCCCGTCTTCCAGCCATCGGGCCAGATCGCCGGTCCTGTACATCCGAGCATTCGGCTGAGGGCTGAACGGATCGGCAAGAAAACGCTGCTGCGTCAGCTCGGGGCGGTTCAGGTAACCACGCGCCAGGCCGTCGCCACCCACATACATCTCGCCCGTCACACCCAGCGGCACCGGCTGCCCCGCCGCATCGAGCACATAGATGCGCAGATCGGGAATCGGTCGGCCAATCGGGCTGGTCCCTCGTCGCTGGGCCATCGACGGGTCCACCGGCAGGTAGGTGACATGGACCGTCGTTTCCGTGATGCCGTACATGTTGACCAGGCGTACGTTCGCGTTCCTGTCGCGATCAAACCACGGCTTGAGCATGGCCGGTTCCAGCGCTTCACCGCCAAAGACCACCAGTCGCAGGCTGTGTTCCAGCGGGCTGGAGGACTGGGCCGCGATGAGCTGCC
This genomic window contains:
- a CDS encoding amino acid adenylation domain-containing protein, which encodes MSQPYEAPADPLEQRLAQIWQELLGVERVGRHDNFFELGGHSLLAVRVIVRVRQELGVESSLRALFNQPELAAFAKSVEQAGASLGQHLGQRITPADRSAALPVSYAQQRLWFLDRLDAAAGAAYHMPVALRLSGALQRQALKATLDGLVRRHEILRTRFGSVDGQTVQWIDGPEVGFQWQEVDLSGLEEPQRTQAVQSLSQEEQRAPFDLARGPLIRGQLLKLEEQAHILLLTQHHIISDGWSTGIMVREVSALYEAYSQGREDPLEPLTIQYADYAVWQRQWLQGEVLRQQTQYWKEQLGGAPALLELPTDRPRPVEQSYEGGQWRFEIPAQVSAGLQGLAQSQGATLFMTLLAGWAVLLSRLSGQKDIVVGTPVANRQRSEVEGLIGFFVNTLALRVRLEDDPTVQELLQQVKASTLDAYEHQDLPFEQVVEALQPQRSLSHSPLFQNMLSLNNTPVQGPLQLSGLSISTLAPDSGSTQFDLSLALSETPEGLSATLSYASALYEPSSIQRLEGYLQAVLRGLVEDPTQRVSELALLSAAQRRQVLEEFNATARAYPQDELIHELFEEQVRARPQATALVYEQQQLSYGELNERANQVAHRLVQLGIRPDDRVAICMQRSVEMVVGLLGILKSGAAYVPLDPAYPAARLAYMLGDSEPGAVLTQQALVQEMRQGVAIGVPVLALDGAEAAQIEVQPRHDPDPQALGLNARHLAYIIYTSGSTGQPKGVMVEHRQVLRLLAATEDWFHFDHHDVWTLFHSFAFDFSVWELWGALAKGGKLVLVPYLTSRSPQAFYELLSTQRVTVLNQTPSAFRQLIAAQSSSPLEHSLRLVVFGGEALEPAMLKPWFDRDRNANVRLVNMYGITETTVHVTYLPVDPSMAQRRGTSPIGRPIPDLRIYVLDAAGQPVPLGVTGEMYVGGDGLARGYLNRPELTQQRFLADPFSPQPNARMYRTGDLARWLEDGSLEYLGRNDHQVKIRGFRIELGEIEARLAQCHGVRDAVVLPRDDEAGQQRLVAYLTAQAGHALTAAALRSHLSAVLADYMVPSAFVVLPELPLTANGKLDRQALPAPDASAHATHPYQAPTTPTEALLCRVWCEVLGLTQVGVNDNFFDVGGDSIRSIAIVAKARSEGVNLAIVDLFKSPTIRGLAQLLSSGAATEPVDEASVQLSEADRRLLPADVEEAYPVTMLQMGMVFHNAHDEESGLYHDITTNQLTLPAWNPAAMRTVLDAMVRRHPALRTAFDLHRYSEPMQVVHASASLPLEVFDVQHLEVEAQDRLIADFMRQEHQTRFTLETPPLLRVFVHLRSAHSIQITLSFHHAILDGWSLAALQTGLVNAYARLVAGEAVEVTEAPLDVTPRHTIAQERQALRSEAHRAFWADYLADCEFAALPAPEPEVEPEAPRNEAVELSEGLCAQLRALASSQGVPMRSLLLAAHVRMVATLSGVDDVTTGLVANVRPERTNGDQVLGLFLNTLPFRQKLEDMSWKALIRQIHDNEIGVMAYRHYPYFQLYVDHNREPFYETTFNYINFHVYEGLHAGIKAEGFRGDIEVTNNALAVDCFQRPNQAIGIKIDARSLSVAQERRVRGYFVAILEAMARDPEALHGGQSFLSDRERHDLLERFNATASVRATQPLIHRGFEERAAAHPDAVAVSHDGRLLTYGEVNARANALAHQLLRQGVRPDDKVAICMERCPDQLIGLLGILKAGGAYVPLDPQHPQERLNYMLQDCDPVVLIVQPSLRDRFEGVTTPLITIDPEAHGDQSTQALSEGRNPDIPALGPSHLAYVIYTSGSTGLPKGVLVEHGNAVNLIEAHIRTCQLTEADRVLQLASFGFDNSITEIFPTLQVGGRIVMRPATLMVPDAEFMAFLAEHGVTVADLPTSFWHLWSGEIRLGRSLPWDALRLVIVGGEKAELRHLQDWAAARKTQHIRWINTYGPTEATVYATVFPWLPSDGLPPQEVPIGRPVDNTVVRILDRFGQLSPVGVMGEIYLGGPQVARGYYKRPELTQSRFIADPYGAEASRLYRTGDLGRWTTAGMIEYVGRNDFQVKIRGHRIEMGEIEARLAECPSVREAVVLARAGEDGDKRLVAYITAHEGLMPLSAELRSALLATLPEYMVPSAFVVLERMPLTPHGKLDRQALPEPGQASVVTQTYEPPVGAVEQAIAEIWQDLLELEQVGRNDHFFELGGHSLMAVSLIEHLRQRGLMVPVRSIFAAPTLADFARAVEQRQDAGAEAPLPVTPGGIEPGCQRVTPEMLPLVNLSQSEIDGLVASVPAGISNLQDIYPLAPLQAGILFHHMLETTGDPYLLRLVLGFDSRDRLDRFLDALQRVIDRHDILRSAFEWEGLSSPVQVVWRKATLPVEAVSLVSKDDALGEFLERVDPRQRRLDLRRAPLLAAYVAADTSSQSWFLTLLNHHLIGDHVTLDLIVDEVRMILEGRSADLPAPASYREFVASALKTDQAAHDAYFARLLGDVTEPTAPFGLLDVQGSGEGVRETLLPLTDVMAGRINSLARQLAVTPAVVFHVGWALLLSRCTGRADVVFGTVLLGRMQGVHSAQQVLGMFINTLPVRIALGSTSVEEAVRACYGQLTELLVHEQASLGLAQRCSGVKAPMPLFTTLLNYRHIQGGEGAAGDANGAGLPGVVTYAHEERINYPVGAAVNDLGGAYSLSVQCDGVDPVRVAEMFVRSVEVLLEALEGEPTRALASLDPIPTTEQIRLLEDFNATAVRYEEGELVQERFEAQVRMQPQAVAVEDDTQVLSYAELNERANRVAHRLLALGIEPDDRVAICMSRGVEMVVGVLGILKSGAAYVPLDPAYPAARLAYMLSDCEPAVVLTEQALVSAVREVTPTGVALLVPDGEDGALLQAQPVVDPDTRRRHGLHSRHLAYIIYTSGSTGQPKGVQIEHRSVVNFLSAMTGLLRVSSEDAVLAVTTLSFDIAGLELYLPLINGARMVLVSRETASDASLLEQALERSGVTLMQATPVTWRMLLDNGWTGRAGLRMLCGGEALSGPLAQRLSGKGAQLWNLYGPTETTVWSTACCIDPVQAGVQAVQHIGRPIANTRIYILDGQGRPVPIGVVGEIHIGGHGVARGYWKRPDLTQQRFVEDGFSGEAGARLYKTGDLGRWLADGDIEYLGRNDHQVKIRGFRIELGEIEARLVQCPGVREAVVVAREDQGGDKRLVAYVSAQEGAQGEALAVSALRSRLAEALADYMVPSAFVVLAGLPLTPNGKIDRQALPAPEAGALVSQPYEAPADPLEQRLAQIWQELLGVERVGRHDNFFELGGHSLLAVRVIVRVRQELGVESSLRALFNQPELAAFAKSVEQAGASLGQRIGRADRSAALPVSYAQQRLWFLDRLDAAAGAAYHMPVALRLSGALQRQALKATLDGLVRRHEILRTRFGSVDGQTVQWIDGPEVGFQWQEVDLSGLEEPQRTQAVQSLSQEEQRAPFDLARGPLIRGQLLKLEEQAHILLLTQHHIISDGWSTGIMVREVSALYEAYSQGREDPLEPLTIQYADYAVWQRQWLQGEVLRQQTQYWKEQLGGAPALLELPTDRPRPAEQSYEGGQWSFEIPAQVSAGLQGLAQSQGATLFMTLLAGWAVLLSRLSGQKDIVVGTPVANRQRSEVEGLIGFFVNTLALRVRLEDDPTVQELLQQVKASTLDAYEHQDLPFEQVVEALQPQRSLSHSPLFQNMLSLNNTPVQGPLQLSGLSISTLAPDSGSTQFDLSLALSETPEGLSATLSYASALYEPSSIQRLEGYLQAVLRGLVEDPTQRVSELALLSAAQRRQVLEEFNATARAYPQDELIHELFEEQVRARPQATALVYEQQQLSYGELNERANQVAHRLVQLGIRPDDRVAICMQRSVEMVVGLLGILKSGAAYVPLDPAYPAARLAYMLGDSEPGAVLTQQALVQEMRQGVAIGVPVLALDGAEAAQIEVQPRHDPDPQALGLNARHLAYIIYTSGSTGQPKGVMVEHAGLSSLAHAQIAQFGVNPTSRVLQFVSISFDVCISEIAMTLCSGATLLLAPANELLPGDPLLQSLRSLRATHITLPRAALAALPAEASLGEVRTLITGGELLQSQLAATWSARYALFNSYGPTETTVCATVHDCRETDLAVVPIGRPMAGKRIYILDDHGAPVPLGARGEIHIGGIGVARGYWNQPELTQQRFLPDPHCTQAGARMYRTGDLGRWRPDGQVEFLGRNDHQVKIRGFRIELG